One Hermetia illucens chromosome 4, iHerIll2.2.curated.20191125, whole genome shotgun sequence DNA segment encodes these proteins:
- the LOC119654690 gene encoding sentrin-specific protease 8, with the protein MTTSPSDPIVLSFHESLLRVSDVQLLQGPHWLNDQIISFYFEYLEKIKYKANQDMLFVSPEVTQCIKIVPEAEIGIFLSPLGAETKPFIFFPLNDNSTHRAGGSHWSLLVFSRPESAFFHFDSSASTNLPHCQQIVSKMKHFLGKPNALFKSVRCLQQSNSYDCGIHVLCMADNISDYINRFEIVEGAGPISHETISRKRGDLLKIISQLGGKTS; encoded by the coding sequence ATGACGACGTCGCCTTCGGATCCAATTGTGCTAAGCTTCCACGAGTCCTTGCTGCGAGTGTCAGACGTGCAACTGCTCCAAGGACCGCACTGGCTCAATGATCAGATAATTTCGTTTTACTTCGAGTACCTGGAGAAGATCAAGTACAAGGCGAACCAAGACATGCTGTTCGTGTCGCCGGAGGTGACACAATGCATAAAGATCGTGCCTGAGGCCGAGATAGGCATCTTCCTGTCGCCATTGGGGGCCGAAACGAAGCCTTTCATTTTCTTCCCGTTGAACGATAACAGCACCCACCGCGCGGGCGGGTCGCACTGGAGCCTGCTGGTGTTCTCTCGCCCGGAAAGTGCCTTCTTTCATTTCGACTCCTCGGCATCCACAAATCTGCCTCATTGCCagcagatcgtcagcaaaatgAAACATTTCCTCGGGAAGCCGAATGCGCTTTTCAAGTCAGTACGCTGCCTGCAGCAGTCCAACAGCTACGACTGTGGAATTCACGTACTTTGCATGGCTGACAACATTTCGGACTACATCAACCGATTCGAGATTGTGGAGGGCGCCGGGCCCATTTCGCACGAAACAATCAGCCGAAAACGCGGTGATCTCTTGAAAATCATCTCCCAGCTGGGAGGGAAGACTAGTTAG